A window from Amblyomma americanum isolate KBUSLIRL-KWMA chromosome 7, ASM5285725v1, whole genome shotgun sequence encodes these proteins:
- the LOC144097052 gene encoding uncharacterized protein LOC144097052 has product MCSKQLAFIAILAVAATALPIAVPKTDGTAPINIDPAIQPEKIAIQSGEKTPIIAEKIPSTYADTGTVVGTKEEPKPYKTPAVDPIKPVDGQVVPEVDTKVQGEPAVVGDVSGTFRELPETEPKEEKVDPLPVPDSDKAPTLAVGDIDTKDPIEGPNLHKVEGVVDREGAHGAVVQDKVEGAKPYEAKVETAVVEEGVAVDDETTRDEKVPDGVEQYGSVLEFSKYDTNGDGVIDFDEWNIIHGGHEKITGQFHAADINGDKQLEQTEFHGATWYHDGGDVARDALMLAIAEQAASTGGGETNHAMTAAAMPSTEFRYIVDDAESSAQGVPVVPAEPVDVVVIPEKPAAPSVNVPVDVGNVKTVEDSPAAAVPTLDVVEPQPVAAVPTTDVVEPQPVAAVPTSDVVKPQPVAAVPTSDVVKPQPVAVVPTTNFVQPQPVAAVPSSDVVEPRPVAAVPTTDVVQPHPVAPTKEKAEVPQVPEVVKDVQPAEKVEHPKFPAAAVVAEKTPTEPAPLT; this is encoded by the exons ATGTGCAGCAAACAGCTCGCGTTCATCGCAATACTCGCAGTCGCGGCCACAGCCTTGCCGATAGCGGTTCCCAAGACGGATGGTACTGCGCCGATCAACATCGATCCCGCCATTCAGCCGGAAAAAATCGCGATCCAATCCGGAGAGAAGACGCCTATCATCGCTGAAAAGATACCGTCCACATACGCTGACACTGGAACCGTAGTCGGCACCAAAGAGGAGCCGAAGCCCTACAAGACGCCCGCAGTAGATCCGATAAAGCCTGTGGACGGCCAAGTGGTCCCGGAAGTGGATACAAAGGTGCAGGGTGAACCAGCCGTCGTCGGAGATGTCAGTGGCACCTTCCGTGAGCTTCCAGAGACGGAGCCCAAGGAAGAGAAGGTCGACCCTCTGCCCGTCCCCGACAGTGACAAGGCGCCAACTCTTGCGGTAGGGGACATCGACACCAAGGACCCGATTGAGGGCCCCAACCTGCATAAAGTGGAAGGAGTCGTAGACAGAGAAGGTGCTCACGGCGCGGTGGTCCAGGACAAGGTCGAGGGGGCGAAGCCGTACGAGGCCAAGGTGGAGACGGCAGTCGTGGAGGAGGGCGTGGCGGTGGACGACGAGACGACGAGAGACGAAAAGGTTCCCGATGGCGTCGAGCAGTACGGCTCTGTGCTGGAGTTCAGCAAGTACGACACTAACGGCGACGGAGTCATCGACTTCGACGAGTGGAACATTATCCACGGTGGCCACGAGAAGATCACAGGCCAGTTCCATGCCGCTGACATCAACG GTGACAAACAACTGGAACAGACTGAATTCCATGGTGCCACTTGGTACCACGACGGCGGTGACGTAGCCAGAGACGCGCTGATGCTCGCCATCGCCGAGCAGGCAGCGTCCACTGGTGGCGGTGAGACCAACCACGCCATGACTGCTGCAGCTATGCCTTCCACCGAATTTCGGTACATCGTGGACGATGCCGAAAGCAGCGCCCAGGGTGTCCCGGTCGTACCAGCTGAGCCAGTCGATGTCGTTGTGATTCCAGAGAAGCCAGCCGCGCCCAGCGTCAACGTCCCCGTAGACGTTGGCAATGTCAAGACCGTCGAAGACAGTCCGGCCGCAGCAGTTCCTACCTTGGACGTCGTGGAACCTCAGCCTGTCGCAGCAGTTCCTACTACAGACGTCGTGGAACCTCAGCCTGTCGCGGCAGTTCCTACCTCGGATGTCGTAAAACCTCAGCCTGTCGCGGCAGTTCCTACCTCGGATGTCGTAAAACCTCAGCCTGTCGCTGTGGTTCCTACTACAAACTTCGTGCAGCCTCAGCCTGTCGCGGCAGTTCCTAGCTCGGACGTCGTGGAACCTCGGCCTGTCGCGGCAGTTCCTACCACAGACGTCGTACAACCTCACCCTGTCGCACCAACGAAGGAAAAGGCGGAAGTTC